The following proteins are encoded in a genomic region of Methylobacterium tardum:
- a CDS encoding LL-diaminopimelate aminotransferase — MTDFHRIKRLPPYVFEQVNRIKAAARAQGADIIDLGMGNPDLDAPKHVIAKLCETAGRPRTDRYSASKGIAGLRRAQAGYYQRRFGVSLNPDTQVVATLGSKEGFANMAQAITAPGDVVLVPNPSYPIHAFGFLMAGGVIRSVPAEPTPAMFPALERAMRHSIPKPVALVVCYPSNPTAYVASLDFYKDLVAFAKQHELILLSDLAYAEVYFDGNPPPSVLQVPGAIDCTVEFTSLSKTYSMAGWRMGFAVGNERLLAALTRVKSYLDYGAFTPIQVAATAALNGPDDCINEMRGTYRKRRDALVESFGKAGWTIPSPAASMFAWVPIPERYREMGSLEFSKLLLEKSDVAVAPGIGFGEFGDEYVRIALVENEQRIRQAARNVRRFFDGGDKTLHNVVPMARVG, encoded by the coding sequence ATGACCGACTTCCACCGCATCAAGCGACTGCCGCCCTACGTCTTCGAGCAGGTCAACCGGATCAAGGCCGCCGCCCGAGCGCAGGGCGCCGACATCATCGACCTCGGCATGGGCAATCCGGATCTGGACGCGCCGAAGCACGTCATCGCCAAGCTGTGCGAGACGGCGGGGCGGCCGCGCACCGACCGCTACTCGGCCTCGAAGGGCATCGCGGGCCTCCGCCGGGCGCAGGCCGGCTATTACCAGCGCCGCTTCGGCGTGAGCCTCAACCCCGACACGCAGGTCGTGGCGACCCTGGGCTCCAAGGAAGGCTTCGCCAACATGGCCCAGGCGATCACCGCCCCCGGTGACGTCGTGCTGGTCCCGAATCCGAGCTATCCGATCCACGCCTTCGGCTTCCTGATGGCCGGCGGCGTGATCCGCTCCGTGCCGGCCGAACCGACCCCGGCGATGTTCCCGGCGCTCGAGCGGGCCATGCGCCACTCGATCCCGAAGCCGGTGGCCCTGGTAGTCTGCTACCCGTCGAACCCCACCGCCTACGTGGCGAGCCTCGACTTCTACAAGGACCTCGTCGCCTTCGCGAAGCAGCACGAGCTGATCCTGCTGTCGGACCTCGCCTACGCGGAGGTCTATTTCGACGGGAACCCGCCGCCTTCGGTGCTGCAGGTGCCGGGCGCGATCGACTGCACGGTGGAGTTCACCTCGCTATCGAAAACCTACTCGATGGCCGGCTGGCGCATGGGCTTCGCGGTGGGCAACGAGCGCCTGCTCGCGGCGCTGACCCGGGTGAAATCCTACCTCGATTACGGTGCTTTCACGCCGATCCAGGTCGCCGCCACCGCCGCCCTCAACGGGCCGGACGACTGCATCAACGAGATGCGCGGCACCTACCGGAAGCGGCGCGATGCACTGGTGGAATCTTTCGGCAAGGCCGGCTGGACCATCCCGTCGCCGGCCGCTTCGATGTTCGCCTGGGTTCCGATCCCGGAACGCTATCGGGAGATGGGCAGTCTCGAATTCTCCAAGCTGCTCTTGGAAAAATCCGACGTGGCGGTGGCGCCCGGCATCGGCTTCGGCGAGTTCGGCGACGAGTACGTCCGCATCGCGCTGGTGGAGAACGAGCAGCGCATCCGGCAGGCGGCCCGCAACGTCCGTCGCTTCTTCGACGGCGGCGACAAGACCCTGCACAACGTCGTGCCAATGGCCCGCGTCGGCTGA